A genomic region of Larimichthys crocea isolate SSNF unplaced genomic scaffold, L_crocea_2.0 scaffold148, whole genome shotgun sequence contains the following coding sequences:
- the uxt gene encoding protein UXT, translating into MSSPDEANANANVEEKILQYEKFISDVMRRDLQRLLEQRDSVYEKISQYLQLKNTIQSLQDSGSQQLKTDVDLGCNFYVQAEVEDSSRIFVAVGYGFFVEMTHEEALRFIDKKTNQLTAFTDQLTKDSSKIKANIRMVLEGLRELQGLSDLPESRRREVY; encoded by the exons ATGTCTTCACCTGATgaagctaatgctaatgctaacgtgGAGGAGAAGATTCTGCAGTATGAAAAGTTCATCAGTGACGTCATGAGGAGAGACCtgca gagACTTTTGGAGCAGAGAGATTCAGTTTATGAGAAGATCTCTCAGTACCTGCAGCTGAAGAACACCATCCAGAGtctgcag GACTCTGGCTCTcagcagctgaagacagacgTTGATCTCGGCTGTAACTTCTACGTCCAGGCTGAAGT cgAGGACTCGTCCAGGATCTTTGTTGCCGTCGGTTACGGCTTCTTTGTGGAGATGACGCATGAGGAAGCTCTGCGATTCATCGACAAGAAGACCAATCAGCTCACAGC CTTCACAGATCAGCTGACCAAAGACTCGTCCAAGATCAAAGCCAACATCCGCATGGTGCTGGAG ggtCTGCGGGAGCTGCAGGGACTGTCAGACCTCCcagagagcagaagaagagaagtttACTAG
- the LOC113744739 gene encoding uncharacterized protein LOC113744739 produces the protein MSLLHSAASLLHSAYLYCTLRIFTALYCVFTALCCVFTALCCVFTAFCCVSLLHSAASLLHSTCLYCILLCLYCTLRVSTALYVSLLHSTCLYCTLLRLYCTLLRLYCTLLCLYCTLLRLYCILLRVFTALYVSLLHSTCLYCTLHVFIALYCVFTALYCVFTALYFVFTAFYCVSLLHSAASLLHSTASLLHSAASLLHSTACLYCTLLRLYCTLRVFTALYVSLLHSTASLLHSTASLLHSTASLPHSTASLPHSTASLLHSTACLYCTLLRVFTALYCVSLLHSTACLYCTLLRLYCTLLRLYCTLRVFTALYVSLLHSTCLY, from the coding sequence tactgcactctactgCGTCTTTACTGCACTCTGCTGCGTCTTTACTGCACTCTGCTGCGTCTTTACTGCATTCTGCTGCGTGTCTTTACTGCACTCTGCTGCGTCTTTACTGCACTCTACGTGTCTTTATTGCATTCTACTGTGTCTTTACTGCACTCTACGTGTCTCTACTGCACTCTACGTGTCTTTACTGCACTCTACGTGTctttactgcactctactgCGTCTTTACTGCACTCTGCTGCGTCTTTACTGCACTCTGCTGTGTCTTTACTGCACTCTGCTGCGTCTTTACTGCATTCTACTGCGTGTCTTTACTGCACTCTACGTGTCTTTACTGCACTCTACGTGTCTTTACTGCACTCTACATGTCTTTATTGCACTCTACTGCGTctttactgcactctactgCGTCTTTACTGCACTCTACTTCGTCTTTACTGCATTCTACTGCGTGTCTTTACTGCACTCTGCTGCGTctttactgcactctactgCGTCTTTACTGCACTCTGCTGCGTCTTTACTGCATTCTACTGCGTGTctttactgcactctactgcgtctttactgcactctacgtgtctttactgcactctacgtgtctttactgcactctactgCGTCTTTATTGCACTCTACTGCGTCTTTATTGCACTCTACTGCGTCTTTACCGCACTCTACTGCGTCTTTACCGCACTCTACTGCGTctttactgcactctactgcgtgtctttactgcactctactgcgtgtctttactgcactctactgCGTGTCTTTACTGCATTCTACTGCGTGTctttactgcactctactgCGTCTTTATTGCACTCTACTGCGTCTTTACTGCACTCTACGTGTCTTTACTGCACTCTACGTGTCTTTACTGCACTCTACGTGTCTTTActga